Proteins encoded together in one Anoplolepis gracilipes unplaced genomic scaffold, ASM4749672v1 Contig19, whole genome shotgun sequence window:
- the LOC140675603 gene encoding uncharacterized protein yields MDNRKEISNFKKSLYSVSAFKSECNFVGKIELQRMLLSTTYGLNSSYTKKIHVGLMASDGEELDFLPIVKLSSHNAEGIYFDMESWQKFQENMEQMSLYLNGDKIKQSTIIIDKIIINFTIAYGARAVLVAYRENVQEDLPSENIEDMNANGPTPKKQKTYSVAIVMQRATFLGLKNIVGCVNARLNQLNLISNSVNECARYLMNEIEINLPINSNINSSIIKLLIKSNSKEIERNVRIQLKDLSFFDIYFEITFLEIISLYFNQIVHMIVTK; encoded by the coding sequence ATGGACAATCGTaaggaaatttcaaattttaagaaatcctTGTATTCAGTCAGCGCTTTTAAGTCAGAATGCAATTTCGTGGGAAAAATCGAACTACAACGTATGTTGTTATCTACAACATATGGCCTGAATTCATCCTACACGAAGAAAATTCATGTAGGCCTTATGGCGTCGGATGGAGAGGAACTGGATTTTCTAccgattgttaaattatcatCTCATAACGCTGAAGGAATTTACTTCGATATGGAATCGTGGcagaaatttcaagaaaacatGGAACAAATGTCTTTGTACTTAAACggtgataaaattaaacagagCACGATTATCatcgacaaaataattataaattttactatcgCATATGGTGCTAGAGCTGTGCTAGTAGCGTATCGCGAAAACGTGCAAGAAGATCTTCCTTCCGAAAACATCGAGGATATGAACGCAAACGGACCTACACCGAAGAAACAGAAAACTTACAGCGTTGCGATAGTAATGCAAAGAGCAACCTTTCTGGGACTGAAAAATATAGTTGGATGTGTAAACGCTCGTTTGAatcaactaaatttaatttccaacagTGTCAACGAATGTGCGCGATATCTAATGAACGAAATAGAGATAAATCTTCCTATCAATAGTAACATTAATAGCAGTATTATAAAACTTCTGATCAAGAGTAATAGCAAGGAAATAGAACGTAACGTTCGCATTCAgctaaaagatttatcatttttcgatatatactttgaaataacatttttagaaataatctcGCTTTACTTCAATCAAATTGTACATATGATAgtaacaaaatga
- the LOC140675562 gene encoding uncharacterized protein, whose product MMDSKANIQMQCLESNTGMYIESCEDDNDSFVIEKSLPDTNSIQESMVEGCRIVDVSFMWNEIHRTFNNHARGIECQFKDWKLINSRCHGLKTQFFFKCQMCNYEDNIWSEPTEPEKLDLNQAAIAKTITVGNGYAQLEEFCAGVNIPCMSEKTYINHREILVDDFQKTVMESMKMAGEMEKQLALERNETINGIPYITVVADGSWMKRSYGNAYDSLSGVGAIIGYRTKKVLFVGIRNKFCTVCDRAEQNGLEPRSHKCYKNFDRNASSTSIESDAIVEGFKNSLEMHGLIYKTIIADGDSSVYQAVLNNALYREQMVTVKKVDCTNHLLRNLCKKLKVVAGTVQPKQHRKRGFVQLRNVVKSNILKIRKEVLETAALRKEEKVPHHDKATELQKDILNIPSHIFGEHKRCKERGRTCEEKVQNYVPYLKLHGLYDKIENAVRHLSAYSDSLLLNLTNNPAEAFNSIICKEIGGKRLNFGLRGSYNARIAGAVVQYNTQQVLTQVYKSMCKDVPPTVENLEKRRQIKIARTKKSREEDGRSKKFKREAGTDRHYGPQSQKPDLSSDVYKQLEINHIEKLSENAENREKIERKTRDQNECELWHSLRRKMLTASNFETVCRMRPTTSCAATVKSILYPPQIDTAAMKYGRDREEVAKKELATKLNKNIEPCRLFIDYENPFLGASPDGLIDEDGLVEIKCPLSAENLTADEAVQKLPLLKAIFDRTNNDKMNRNHRYFYQVQGQLNITQRNYCIFALWTPKSLKIVVVNRDNNFWENQMLPFLKRFYHDCMLPEILDSRHNRHMPIRNPQYIIDAKEKASKRKIIHKQTVQQNNVNNIDIKQENKQSKLNVVQTDMVNIAAVSDTEQDSDCILVSYSKTKQNLTNDEITKRKKVLDDTIAPLSLVKKNVLPVQSKLNDESLDRFLCVVRETSCFETQSVLYLEFPDLITASDSDNSLQIIGGNYTDHWRCIFCDGFKLHVYDSLSGCTYKKLAKKEKDYICKRYPRINVSDIIFEKVQVQPDSICCGIYAAAFATSVVLVGNPCEDKYSNDVERMRRHFMNVIESNKLSPFPSQ is encoded by the exons ATGATGGATTCAAAAGCTAATATCCAAATGCAATGCCTGGAGTCTAATACaggtatgtata TCGAATCATGCGAAGATGACAATGACAGTTTTGTTATTGAAAAGAGCCTTCCAGATACAAATAGTATCCAAGAAAGTATGGTGGAAGGCTGTCGCATTGTCGATGTATCTTTTATGTGGAATGAGATACACAGAACATTTAATAACCATGCGCGAGGAATAGAGTGCCAATTTAAAGATTGGAAGCTCATAAATTCTCGTTGCCATGGGTTAAAGACGCAGTTCTTCTTCAAATGCCAAATGTGTAACTATGAAGACAATATATGGTCAGAACCCACAGAACCTGAAAAGTTGGATCTTAACCAAGCTGCTATAGCTAAAACTATAACAGTTGGAAATGGTTATGCCCAACTAGAAGAATTTTGTGCAGGTGTAAATATACCTTGCATGTCTGAAAAGACTTATATAAATCATCGTGAAATTTTAGTTGATGATTTTCAGAAAACAGTCATGGAAAGTATGAAAATGGCAGGCGAAATGGAAAAACAACTCGCCCTCGAGAGGAATGAAACTATAAATGGCATTCCATATATAACCGTTGTAGCGGATGGTAGTTGGATGAAGAGGTCGTACGGCAACGCTTACGATTCACTTTCCGGTGTTGGTGCCATAATTGGTTATCGCACAAAAAAAGTTCTCTTCGTTGGTATCCGCAACAAATTTTGTACGGTGTGTGATAGAGCGGAGCAAAACGGACTCGAGCCACGCAGTcacaaatgttataaaaattttgaccgCAACGCTAGCTCTACAAGTATAGAAAGCGACGCCATTGTAGAAGGCTTTAAAAATAGCCTTGAAATGCATggattgatatataaaacaattattgctGATGGCGACAGCAGTGTATATCAGGCTGTACTAAATAACGCACTGTATCGCGAACAAATGGTGACTGTAAAAAAAGTAGACTGCACAAATCATTTGCTTCGCAACTTGTGCAAAAAGTTGAAAGTCGTTGCAGGAACAGTCCAGCCAAAACAGCACAGAAAACGTGGTTTTGTACAGCTACGAAATGTTgtaaaaagtaacattttaaaaatacgaaaagaaGTGCTAGAGACAGCCGCTCTACGAAAGGAGGAAAAAGTACCTCACCATGACAAAGCTACGGaattacaaaaagatattttaaatattcctaGCCATATTTTTGGTGAGCATAAGAGATGTAAAGAACGCGGCCGTACATGCGaagaaaaagtacaaaattatgtgccatatttaaaattacacggtttatatgacaaaattgaaaatgctGTCAGGCATTTGAGTGCTTATTCCGATAGTTTGTTATTAAACTTGACAAACAATCCTGCAGAAGCGTTCAACTCGATAATCTGCAAAGAAATAGGTGGAAAGCGCCTTAATTTTGGCCTGCGAGGTTCTTACAATGCTAGAATTGCGGGAGCTGTTGTGCAGTATAATACTCAACAAGTGCTTACGCAAGTATATAAAAGCATGTGTAAGGATGTTCCTCCGACTGTCGAAAATTTAGAGAAACGACGACAAATAAAGATTGCAAGAACCAAAAAATCTCGAGAAGAGGATGGCagatctaaaaaatttaaacgagAGGCAGGAACAGATCGTCATTATGGCCCACAATCACAAAAGCCAGATCTTTCATCTGACGTATACAAACAACTTGAAATAAACCATATAGAAAAGTTGTCAGAAAACGCAGAAAACAGGGAAAAAATTGAACGAAAAACAAGAGACCAAAATGAATGTGAACTGTGGCATTCATTAAGACGTAAAATGCTAACAGCATCCAATTTTGAAACTGTATGTCGCATGAGACCAACAACGTCTTGTGCAGCGACtgtaaaaagcattttatatcCTCCACAAATTGACACAGCAGCCATGAAATATGGTCGCGATAGGGAGGAAGTTGCCAAAAAAGAGTTGgctacaaaattaaataaaaatattgaaccaTGTAGATTGTTCATTGATTATGAAAATCCATTTTTGGGTGCTTCTCCCGATGGGCTTATCGATGAAGATGGTCTGGTGGAGATTAAATGTCCTCTATCAGCAGAAAATTTAACAGCTGACGAGGCTGTACAAAAATTGCCTTTACTGAAAGCCATATTTGACAGaacaaataatgataaaatgaatCGAAATCATCGATACTTTTATCAAGTTCAAGGGCAGTTGAACATAACGCAGCGAAACTATTGTATATTCGCTCTATGGACTcccaaaagtttaaaaattgtgGTAGTCAATAGAGACAATAACTTTTGGGAAAATCAAATGCTGCCTTTTTTAAAACGTTTCTATCATGACTGTATGCTTCCAGAAATCTTAGATAGCCGTCATAACAGGCATATGCCTATTAGAAACccacaatatataatagatgctAAAGAAAAAGCgtctaaaagaaaaataatccaCAAACAAACTGTGcaacaaaataatgtaaataacataGATATCAAGcaagaaaataaacaatcaaAACTGAACGTTGTGCAAACAGACATGGTGAACATTGCTGCTGTTTCGGATACAGAACAAGATAGCGATTGCATCTTAGTCAGTTATTCAAAGACTAAACAAAATCTGACTAATGATGAAATAACAAAACGTAAGAAAGTTTTAGATGATACAATTGCTCCTCTTTCTTTGGTGAAAAAGAATGTTCTGCCTGTACAGAGCAAACTGAATGATGAATCGTTAGATAGATTCTTGTGTGTTGTTAGAGAAACTTCTTGTTTCGAAACACAAAGCGTTCTGTATTTAGAGTTTCCGGATCTGATAACAGCCAGTGATAGTGACAACAGTTTACAAATAATTGGAGGCAATTATACTGATCACTGGCGATGCATTTTCTGTGATGGGTTCAAACTGCATGTATATGATAGCTTATCTGGCTGTACGTACAAAAAATTggcaaagaaagagaaagattatatttgcaaacgTTATCCAAGAATAAACGTAagcgatataatatttgaaaaagtcCAAGTACAACCAGATAGCATATGTTGCGGAATTTATGCAGCTGCTTTCGCTACATCTGTAGTTTTAGTTGGAAATCCTTGTGAggataaatattctaatgacGTAGAACGCATGAGACGTCATTTTATGAATGTAATTGAAAGTAACAAGCTATCACCGTTCCCTTCACAATAA